The following proteins are encoded in a genomic region of Papaver somniferum cultivar HN1 unplaced genomic scaffold, ASM357369v1 unplaced-scaffold_10, whole genome shotgun sequence:
- the LOC113326154 gene encoding polygalacturonase-like, with the protein MAPQKNVFSNILFSIVLIFILCNNSYCCRGGATPTSLDLHPTDEQPSDSNNEQGEILRFRGINNGHIKVSAKRMMSVADFGAKGDGKTDDSKAFFKAWKKACSSKNAIELVIPKKKNYCLKPATFKGPCKSNITIKIDGAIEASADRSDYKRDVRHWIIFKKIQNLVVEGDGTIDGKGDIWWKNSCKINKSRPCTHAPTALTFKECNNLTVENITIKDGQQMHLSFQKCTNIEAHNLLITAPEKSPNTDGIHVTRTQSISIINSVIGTGDDCISIVNGSRNVQATNTTCGPGHGISIGSLGSGNSEAHVSDVMVDIAILNGTTNGVRIKTWQGGSGNASNISFQNIVMYNVKNPIIIDQNYCDQDDPCDEQESAVQISDIIYKNITGTSASEVAVYFHCSKNYPCQDIV; encoded by the exons ATGGCTCCACAAAAAAATGTATTCTCAAATATTCTGTTTTCGATAGTATTAATCTTCATTCTTTGTAACAACTCGTACTGTTGTCGTGGGGGTGCTACTCCTACTTCACTAGACCTACATCCCACAGATGAACAACCTAGTGATAGTAataatgaacaaggagaaatccTCAGGTTCCGTGGCATTAACAATGGCCACATAAAGGTTTCAGCTAAAAGGATGATGAGTGTTGCTGACTTTGGAGCTAAAGGTGACGGTAAGACAGATGATTCTAAG GCTTTTTTTAAGGCTTGGAAGAAAGCTTGCTCCTCCAAAAACGCTATTGAGCTTGTAATACCTAAGAAGAAAAATTATTGCCTCAAACCCGCTACATTTAAAGGTCCATGCAAATCCAATATTACAATTAAG ATAGATGGAGCCATCGAAGCTTCTGCAGATCGATCAGATTATAAACGGGATGTCAGACATTGGATTATCTTCAAGAAGATTCAAAATCTCGTAGTTGAAGGTGATGGAACAATTGATGGAAAAGGAGATATTTGGTGGAAGAATTCATGTAAAATTAATAAATCTCGT CCCTGTACACATGCGCCGACG GCTTTAACCTTCAAAGAGTGCAATAATCTAACTGTGGAAAACATAACCATAAAAGATGGGCAGCAAATGCATCTAAGTTTTCAAAAATGTACGAATATTGAAGCTCACAATTTACTGATAACCGCACCAGAAAAAAGCCCGAATACAGATGGTATTCATGTCACACGAACTCAAAGTATCAGTATCATCAACTCTGTTATTGGTACAG GTGATGACTGCATCTCTATAGTTAATGGGTCTCGAAATGTACAAGCAACTAACACTACATGTGGACCAGGCCATGGAATCAG TATCGGGAGCTTGGGTTCTGGAAATTCAGAAGCCCATGTTTCAGATGTTATGGTGGATATCGCGATACTTAATGGAACCACAAATGGTGTTAGGATCAAGACTTGGCAG GGAGGGTCGGGAAACGCTAGCAACATATCTTTCCAAAACATAGTTATGTATAATGTCAAGAACCCAATAATCATTGATCAGAACTATTGTGATCAAGATGATCCTTGCGATGAACAG GAATCGGCTGTTCAAATTAGCGATATAATATACAAGAACATAACAGGAACTAGCGCTTCAGAAGTTGCTGTATATTTTCATTGCAGCAAGAATTATCCATGTCAAGATATAGTTTAG